From Kitasatospora sp. MAP12-44:
GGCGACTTCCTACTCGTCAAGTGCTTCTTCTTTCTCGCCCTCATGCGGCCCACCGACCCAGCCCAGCACGACAAGCACATCAAGTGGCAGTACCGCCGTACCCTTTTCACGATGGGACTTCATCAGTATGAGTCGTCCAGCACGATCGACACCGGCACTTTCCCCACTCTGGAACGGTTCACCGCTGAGCACTGGTAGGCCACTTCCCTCTGTTCGGGACCGCGACTACCTGATGGACCATCACGGAGTCGTCTTCAAAATCATCGGCGACAGCCACCCCGGCAGCCACTACCTCGGCTACGTCAAGTACCACCCCGACGACAAGGGCGACCGACGACTGTTCGGCCAGACCTACCGGCAGAACAGCGTGGTGTCGAAGTCCTTCGGCATCCTGGCCGACAGGCCGGAGTGCTACGTCTACTCCGACACCCTCGGCTGTGTCATCACCGGCATCCCGCGCGACGACATCGCCGTCCACTACTCCTGCCGCCAGGCCCTGGTAACCATCCACGAGGAGCCGGGCCCTGTCGCCGACAACCCTGCAGGCAAGGACCTCCTGGCGATCACCGAGTGGGTCGCATCGAACTGCGCGCAAGGGCTCATCGGCGTCACCGGCTCCTTCCTTGTCGGCTGCTTCAACGAGCGTTCGGACATCGACCTCGTCTGCTACGGCCCGGAGGGCTACGAGGCCGCGCAGGAGCTGTTCAGGAAGGCCGAGTTGATCAGGCCGTACGACGGGGACGACCTGACCCGGTTGTACATCCGACGCGCGAAGTACATGGAAGGCAGCTCATTCGACGCCCTCATCAAGCAGGAGAGGCGCAAGCTCCAGGGGCTGACGGCGAACGCCGGCGCACACATCAACTGCGAGCCCATCCGCGCCGACCGCGACAAGACCTTCTCCCAGGTGACCTCCAAGGAGATCGGCGAGGTCTCCCTCCTGGCAAAGATCACCGACCACACCGAGGGCCTGACCACCCCTGCGGTCTACGGGATCAAGGTCAAGACCATCCTCAGCTCGACCATCGACGAGCCCGACTCCTTCGCCCGCAGGATCACCCACATGCGCTCGTACCTCGGTGCCTACACCGGCGCGTTCCGCACTGGGGACACCGTGCACTTGTCCGGCAAGCTCGTCCACACGCAGGACGGCGAGCGCAGCGGCTTCGGCATCGAACTCACCCCGTGGACCGTCAGTGGCTCCTACGTCGCCAACCTGGCCGGGTAGAGCCGCGCCATGACGTTGCTCATCGTCCGCCATGCCGAGTCCGTCGAGAACGCCGACAAGTACAACGGCTTCTACCAGGACCCGCGCCCCTACAGCGGGGCGGTGGCCCACAGCATCTCCCGCAGCATCGTCGGACTTACCCCGCGA
This genomic window contains:
- a CDS encoding nucleotidyltransferase domain-containing protein gives rise to the protein MDHHGVVFKIIGDSHPGSHYLGYVKYHPDDKGDRRLFGQTYRQNSVVSKSFGILADRPECYVYSDTLGCVITGIPRDDIAVHYSCRQALVTIHEEPGPVADNPAGKDLLAITEWVASNCAQGLIGVTGSFLVGCFNERSDIDLVCYGPEGYEAAQELFRKAELIRPYDGDDLTRLYIRRAKYMEGSSFDALIKQERRKLQGLTANAGAHINCEPIRADRDKTFSQVTSKEIGEVSLLAKITDHTEGLTTPAVYGIKVKTILSSTIDEPDSFARRITHMRSYLGAYTGAFRTGDTVHLSGKLVHTQDGERSGFGIELTPWTVSGSYVANLAG